One window from the genome of Rhodopirellula halodulae encodes:
- a CDS encoding sulfatase family protein — protein sequence MRPIVSNLRSFLLILVGAVAVQHGANAADQLPPTPERDGVQPRNVVFILTDDHRFDAMGCAGHPFLETPNLDSIAANGTHIKNAFVTTSLCSPSRASILTGLYTHKHRVIDNNRLVPDGTLFFPQYLQRAGYDTAFVGKWHMGGHHDDPRPGFDHWVSFRGQGNYLPPGPKYTLNVNGDRVKQKGYITDELTDYAVDWLKQRSDDKPFFLYLSHKAVHSNFTPAERHQGRYAEEDLSFLPTGKELSAEKNTPRWVRDQKNSWHGIDFSYHSDKGLDYLYRRYCESVLAVDDSVGRVLQQLKDMGIHDDTLVIYMGDNGFMWGEHGLIDKRVSYEASIRVPMLMQCPNLFEGGKPIENVIGNIDVGPTILHAAGLQTPEYMDGQSFLDLPNDRDADWRKYFLYVYYWEKNFPQTPTQFALRGDRFKYITYYGLWDTDELYDLQTDPDELNNLIHDPNYKSVAKEMENQLYSMLGDEGGMDIPMNQPRGGSNNKRWAEQGGEDAADFPKAFVVEQPLNRNAN from the coding sequence ATGCGCCCCATCGTTTCAAACCTTCGTTCGTTTCTATTGATCTTGGTTGGTGCCGTTGCCGTCCAGCACGGTGCCAATGCCGCCGACCAACTGCCGCCGACCCCCGAACGTGATGGCGTCCAGCCTCGCAATGTGGTTTTCATCCTGACCGATGATCACCGTTTTGATGCGATGGGCTGCGCCGGGCACCCGTTCTTGGAAACGCCGAACCTGGATTCCATTGCGGCCAACGGAACGCACATCAAGAACGCGTTTGTCACGACCAGCCTTTGTTCACCCAGTCGTGCATCGATCCTGACCGGTTTGTACACGCACAAACACCGTGTGATCGATAACAACCGTTTGGTCCCCGATGGCACGTTGTTCTTTCCCCAGTACTTGCAACGTGCCGGGTACGACACCGCGTTCGTGGGCAAGTGGCACATGGGCGGCCACCACGACGACCCACGTCCCGGGTTCGATCATTGGGTCAGCTTCCGTGGTCAAGGAAATTACTTGCCACCGGGACCGAAGTACACGCTGAATGTGAACGGCGATCGTGTGAAGCAGAAGGGATACATCACGGACGAGTTGACGGACTACGCCGTTGATTGGTTGAAACAACGCAGTGACGACAAGCCGTTCTTTTTGTATCTGTCGCACAAAGCCGTCCACTCCAACTTCACTCCCGCCGAGCGGCACCAAGGTCGCTACGCCGAAGAAGACCTGAGCTTCTTGCCCACGGGGAAAGAGTTATCGGCGGAGAAGAACACGCCTCGCTGGGTCCGTGACCAAAAAAATAGCTGGCACGGAATCGATTTCTCTTATCACAGCGACAAAGGTTTGGATTACCTCTATCGTCGTTACTGCGAGTCAGTTTTGGCTGTGGACGACAGCGTCGGACGAGTGTTACAGCAGCTCAAGGATATGGGAATCCACGACGACACGTTGGTCATCTACATGGGCGACAATGGCTTCATGTGGGGCGAACATGGTTTGATCGACAAACGTGTTTCCTACGAAGCCTCCATTCGGGTGCCGATGTTGATGCAGTGCCCCAATTTGTTCGAAGGCGGAAAGCCGATCGAAAACGTGATCGGCAACATTGATGTCGGCCCAACGATTCTGCACGCGGCCGGCCTTCAAACACCGGAGTACATGGATGGTCAAAGCTTCCTCGATCTGCCCAATGACCGCGATGCGGATTGGCGAAAGTATTTCTTGTACGTGTACTACTGGGAAAAAAACTTTCCTCAAACGCCCACGCAGTTCGCCCTTCGTGGCGACCGGTTCAAGTACATCACGTACTACGGGTTGTGGGACACCGACGAGCTTTATGACTTGCAGACGGATCCGGATGAACTGAACAATCTGATCCACGATCCAAACTACAAATCCGTCGCGAAGGAAATGGAAAACCAACTCTATTCGATGCTTGGTGACGAAGGCGGAATGGACATCCCGATGAACCAGCCGCGTGGTGGTTCGAACAACAAGCGTTGGGCGGAACAAGGTGGTGAGGATGCCGCTGACTTTCCAAAGGCATTCGTGGTGGAACAGCCTTTGAATCGCAACGCCAACTGA
- a CDS encoding arylsulfatase B — translation MMNRYACITLFLAVVAWSCESASADVAGSRPNIVFVMADDMGWGQPGFNGGDPKLTPNMDRLASEGMRLNEFYTHSVCAPTRSAFLTGRYAFRTWSDWRSEDFGKPSYLAKLGLELAHNERGEPTRRIHALDTDERTIAEALRDAGYFTSLIGKWHLGEWLPEHLPMGQGFQHQYGHYAWGIDYFTKTIVHNAPARFAVYDWHRNQRPVQEDGYATDLFAAEAERVIAERKNDDRPFFMYVAFNAVHGPLNPPPGFQGAADDPMAIREAMLKRLDTALGRISDAIDQHGFRDNTVFIFTNDNGPVLEELSQPFRGTKNTTFEGGVRQPAIIRWPGHIEPGTSKDGLMFIADFFPTFVTLAGGSHTQPRPVDGIDMTSMLFEGGQSKREEIVFDVSGSVRMPTIRRGDFKLMGDALYDIANDPFERSDVASEHPLLVAELKTRLSEIGEERPPLGDKPLLMDPPLPYVYGLEEQQDVPAWLIQAVEKVRATQPKEWAEGETPWPKAPIGPDASKMTGLKDEAVK, via the coding sequence ATGATGAATCGTTACGCTTGCATCACTTTGTTTTTGGCGGTCGTGGCATGGTCTTGCGAGTCTGCATCGGCTGACGTCGCTGGTTCGCGACCGAACATTGTGTTCGTCATGGCGGATGACATGGGATGGGGCCAGCCCGGGTTCAATGGCGGCGATCCCAAACTGACGCCGAACATGGATCGTTTGGCTTCGGAAGGAATGCGGCTGAACGAGTTTTACACCCACAGTGTGTGTGCTCCGACCCGTTCCGCTTTTTTGACGGGGCGTTACGCATTCCGAACGTGGAGCGATTGGCGGTCGGAAGACTTTGGCAAACCCAGTTACCTTGCCAAATTGGGTTTGGAGCTGGCTCACAATGAACGCGGTGAACCCACGCGACGCATTCACGCGTTGGACACGGACGAGCGAACCATTGCCGAAGCACTGCGAGATGCGGGGTACTTCACTTCACTGATTGGAAAGTGGCACCTGGGCGAATGGCTGCCGGAGCACTTGCCGATGGGGCAAGGTTTCCAACATCAATACGGGCACTACGCTTGGGGAATCGACTACTTCACCAAGACCATTGTTCACAACGCGCCTGCCCGTTTCGCGGTCTACGACTGGCACCGCAATCAACGACCGGTCCAGGAAGACGGCTACGCCACGGATTTGTTTGCGGCGGAAGCCGAACGGGTGATCGCGGAACGCAAGAACGATGACCGCCCGTTTTTTATGTATGTGGCCTTCAATGCGGTGCATGGGCCGTTGAACCCGCCGCCGGGATTTCAAGGTGCTGCGGACGATCCGATGGCAATTCGCGAGGCGATGCTGAAACGATTGGACACCGCACTGGGTCGAATTAGCGACGCCATTGATCAACATGGTTTTCGCGACAACACCGTGTTCATCTTCACCAATGACAATGGGCCGGTGCTGGAAGAACTCAGTCAGCCGTTCCGCGGAACTAAAAACACCACTTTCGAGGGTGGTGTGCGTCAGCCGGCGATCATCCGTTGGCCCGGCCATATCGAGCCGGGAACCAGCAAAGATGGTTTGATGTTCATCGCCGATTTCTTCCCGACCTTCGTGACATTGGCGGGTGGCAGCCACACACAACCACGCCCGGTCGACGGAATTGACATGACTTCCATGTTGTTTGAGGGCGGTCAAAGCAAGCGAGAAGAGATCGTCTTCGATGTTTCGGGCAGCGTGCGGATGCCTACCATTCGGCGAGGTGATTTCAAGTTGATGGGCGATGCGCTCTACGACATCGCAAACGATCCGTTCGAGAGATCCGACGTCGCGTCTGAGCATCCTTTGTTGGTCGCGGAGTTGAAGACTCGATTGTCGGAGATCGGCGAGGAGCGACCACCGCTGGGAGACAAACCGCTACTGATGGATCCTCCCCTGCCTTATGTCTACGGATTGGAGGAACAGCAAGACGTCCCAGCGTGGCTGATCCAGGCCGTCGAGAAGGTCCGTGCCACGCAACCCAAGGAGTGGGCGGAAGGAGAGACGCCTTGGCCCAAAGCTCCCATCGGCCCCGACGCCAGCAAAATGACTGGCCTCAAAGACGAGGCCGTGAAGTGA
- a CDS encoding DUF6398 domain-containing protein produces MSGASTLNDIPMPFRERYTDIVEIVEAFCRDHLNDEYFAVSRELAAHVCQEGSPVRSGKASSWAAGILWAVGRVNFLSDPASEPCMTQSQFAKAIGVSVATISAKCRVIWDGMELMQLDPRFSIASQQDSNPLVWMAEVNGFLMDLRTAPREIQEAAFEQGVIPYVPDARSDEASD; encoded by the coding sequence ATGAGCGGCGCCTCAACCCTCAACGATATTCCGATGCCCTTCCGTGAGCGATACACAGACATCGTTGAAATCGTGGAAGCGTTTTGCCGGGACCACTTGAACGATGAATACTTCGCTGTTTCTCGGGAATTAGCAGCTCACGTTTGCCAAGAAGGCTCGCCGGTGCGTTCGGGGAAAGCTTCTAGCTGGGCGGCAGGAATTTTGTGGGCTGTTGGTCGCGTGAATTTTCTCTCCGACCCGGCTTCTGAGCCTTGCATGACCCAATCGCAATTTGCGAAAGCGATCGGTGTTTCCGTCGCGACCATCAGCGCCAAGTGTCGGGTAATCTGGGACGGGATGGAGCTGATGCAATTGGACCCCAGGTTTTCGATCGCCAGTCAACAAGACTCGAACCCATTGGTTTGGATGGCGGAAGTGAATGGTTTTTTGATGGACCTTCGAACCGCCCCGCGAGAGATACAGGAAGCTGCTTTCGAGCAGGGAGTCATTCCCTACGTTCCCGACGCCCGATCAGACGAGGCATCGGACTGA
- a CDS encoding beta-ketoacyl-[acyl-carrier-protein] synthase family protein, whose protein sequence is MPASSAQRVVITGIGVISPLGNTPDELLTGLRENKSGIAPFTQIPTDALPISNGAEANQFTGHISDYGPLEKTLQRTIRKGSKVMCREIEMGVAAAQLALHHGGHNPDDFDRDRTGVVYGCDYIMSLPEEYAEGIAACTTDGEFDFTKWGDLGLPKVNPLWLLKYLPNMPASHIAIYNDLRGPNNSITLREASAGAALSEAVSTISRGHADALVVGSTGSRVHTLRTLHASMQENLASDTEDPTQMSRPFDATRDGSVVGEGAGALLCESLEHAEKRGATIYGEIIACSSSAVGPAAGDQPARTGFANVLRGVIRSARENGSVESNGPVNVGHIHAHGLSDVDTDTCEAAAIADVFGFPEAQPPVTTAKGHLGNIGAGSGMVEMIASLQCLGSELFPIRNLNELDASCPIAAVTSNDRPAGDSFINLNITPQGQASAVWISKPR, encoded by the coding sequence ATGCCAGCTTCTTCCGCCCAACGCGTTGTCATCACCGGCATCGGCGTGATCAGCCCGCTCGGTAACACCCCGGACGAACTTCTCACCGGATTGCGTGAAAACAAGAGCGGCATCGCTCCGTTCACCCAAATCCCAACGGATGCATTGCCGATCAGCAATGGAGCCGAGGCCAACCAATTCACTGGCCACATCAGCGACTACGGACCGCTTGAGAAAACCTTGCAGCGGACCATCCGCAAAGGCAGCAAGGTCATGTGCCGCGAAATTGAGATGGGTGTCGCGGCCGCTCAACTGGCGTTGCATCACGGCGGTCACAACCCAGACGACTTTGATCGCGACCGAACCGGTGTCGTGTACGGATGTGACTACATCATGTCGCTGCCGGAAGAATACGCCGAAGGCATCGCGGCCTGCACGACCGACGGCGAATTTGATTTCACCAAGTGGGGCGATCTCGGGTTGCCCAAAGTCAATCCACTGTGGTTGCTGAAGTACTTGCCCAACATGCCCGCTTCGCACATTGCGATTTACAACGACCTCCGCGGTCCCAACAACTCGATCACTCTGCGAGAAGCCTCCGCCGGCGCGGCATTGTCGGAAGCCGTGTCGACCATCTCCCGCGGTCACGCGGATGCCCTGGTCGTTGGCTCCACCGGTTCACGCGTGCACACATTGCGGACGCTTCACGCTTCCATGCAAGAGAACCTGGCATCGGACACAGAAGACCCAACGCAGATGTCTCGCCCGTTTGATGCAACGCGAGATGGCAGCGTGGTGGGCGAAGGCGCCGGAGCGTTGCTTTGCGAATCATTGGAACACGCCGAAAAACGCGGCGCGACGATCTACGGCGAAATCATCGCTTGCAGTAGCAGTGCCGTTGGCCCGGCTGCCGGTGACCAACCCGCTCGCACCGGCTTTGCAAACGTCCTGCGAGGCGTCATTCGATCCGCACGCGAAAATGGCTCGGTCGAAAGCAATGGTCCCGTGAACGTTGGGCACATCCATGCACACGGTTTGTCCGACGTTGACACCGACACCTGCGAAGCCGCCGCCATCGCGGATGTGTTCGGATTCCCAGAAGCCCAACCTCCGGTGACCACAGCCAAAGGCCATTTGGGCAACATCGGAGCCGGCAGCGGGATGGTGGAAATGATTGCCAGCCTGCAATGCCTCGGAAGTGAGCTGTTCCCGATTCGCAACCTGAATGAACTGGATGCAAGTTGCCCGATCGCGGCGGTGACCAGCAACGATCGCCCCGCCGGCGACAGCTTCATCAACCTGAACATCACGCCTCAAGGCCAAGCCTCGGCCGTTTGGATTTCCAAACCTCGCTGA